The genomic segment GCGAGTTGCCGTGTACCAACAACTTTTGCTGGGACGCCTGTCGCGATAGCGAATGCGGGAATTGATTTAGTGACAACTGCTCCCGCACCGACAATAGCGCCTTCGTTGATCGTTACACCGGGAAGCACGACAACGCGCGTCCCGAGCCAGACATCATTTCCGATCACGACATCCGCTTCGTCCATATGCTGTTGCGTAACCGGCTGGCCGTCATTGAACCGGTAGTTGGCAGCTGTCACCATGACTTCCGGTCCCAAGAGCACATCGTCCCCCATCACTATACGACCTTTTGCCGGGCCTGCCCAAAGGTGGCACCGTGAGCCCAGTCTCAAGTTCCGGCCCGCTGTAATTCTCTCGGGATTTGAAAACACACTGTCGGGGCTGATCGCAGCACCCGGTCCCAAAGTGAGTTTGCGTCGGGGGACGACATGCGAATAGTTGTAGTAGTTGAT from the Roseibium sp. HPY-6 genome contains:
- a CDS encoding acyltransferase, encoding MKKKQPGKLSRLLRLVVSSLDPRAYIHLFRMINYYNYSHVVPRRKLTLGPGAAISPDSVFSNPERITAGRNLRLGSRCHLWAGPAKGRIVMGDDVLLGPEVMVTAANYRFNDGQPVTQQHMDEADVVIGNDVWLGTRVVVLPGVTINEGAIVGAGAVVTKSIPAFAIATGVPAKVVGTRQLASPENASQNAGDSP